Proteins encoded together in one Halomarina salina window:
- a CDS encoding anthranilate synthase component I family protein: MRVVTDRETFVATASDALAGADRSAQSRASRLRVPVELRVRVDPFDAYRRARDGDHCVFLETSGGAEGWGYLATDPVSTTTVSSDAAALPVLERLLDDTRLARGDCTVPYPCGLFGWLSYDVARELEDLPTHAVRDTPYPHLEVGTFDRVATWRDPHDGETEVRVTACPVVHGAADAADAPEATDRGDTASLEAAYDRGLERARDLVEAMTEGDPAVGAPPVDAGEHEGGAAGTVEFESDCTPGEFADRVRTIKRAIRDGETFQTNVSQRLRAPAAVHPVDAYAALREVNPAPYSALVEFPSCDLVSASPELLLHAEPVGESGAGDSESDDESGGTRLLTEPIAGTRPRGATPEEDDALEAELLGDEKERAEHAMLVDLERNDLGKVSRFGSVAVSEYRRVDRYSEVMHLVSLVEGRLREDRTLADAVAAVFPGGTITGAPKPRTMELIDEVEPTRRGPYTGSIGVFGFDDRATLNIVIRTLARPDDEYRLRVGAGIVHDSDPDAEFEETLAKGRALVKALDTAVESRNLRVEGESDG; encoded by the coding sequence ATGCGCGTCGTCACCGACCGCGAGACGTTCGTCGCCACGGCGAGCGACGCACTCGCCGGTGCCGACCGCTCGGCCCAGTCCCGTGCGAGTCGACTCCGCGTCCCGGTCGAACTCCGGGTCCGCGTCGACCCGTTTGACGCCTACCGACGGGCGCGCGACGGCGACCACTGCGTGTTCCTGGAAACCTCCGGCGGCGCGGAAGGCTGGGGCTACCTCGCCACCGACCCCGTCTCGACCACGACGGTCTCGTCCGACGCGGCGGCGCTGCCGGTCCTCGAACGCCTCCTCGACGACACGCGCCTCGCCCGCGGCGACTGCACCGTCCCGTACCCGTGTGGCCTGTTCGGCTGGCTCTCCTACGACGTGGCCCGCGAACTGGAGGACCTGCCGACTCACGCGGTCCGCGACACACCGTACCCGCACCTCGAAGTCGGCACCTTCGACCGCGTCGCCACGTGGCGCGACCCCCACGACGGCGAGACGGAGGTTCGGGTCACCGCCTGTCCGGTCGTCCACGGGGCAGCCGACGCGGCCGACGCGCCCGAAGCGACCGACAGGGGCGACACCGCGTCGCTCGAGGCGGCCTACGACCGGGGTCTCGAACGCGCTCGCGACCTCGTCGAGGCGATGACGGAGGGCGACCCGGCGGTCGGCGCGCCGCCGGTCGACGCGGGTGAGCACGAGGGCGGTGCGGCCGGAACCGTCGAGTTCGAGAGCGACTGCACGCCCGGGGAGTTCGCCGACCGCGTCCGGACCATCAAGCGCGCCATCCGCGACGGCGAGACGTTCCAGACGAACGTCTCCCAGCGGTTGCGCGCGCCGGCCGCCGTCCACCCGGTCGACGCCTACGCGGCGCTCCGCGAGGTGAACCCCGCGCCGTACTCCGCGCTCGTGGAGTTCCCGTCCTGCGACCTCGTCAGCGCGAGTCCGGAACTCCTGCTCCACGCCGAACCGGTCGGCGAGTCGGGTGCCGGTGACAGTGAGAGCGACGACGAGTCCGGCGGAACGCGGCTGCTCACCGAACCCATCGCGGGAACGCGCCCTCGCGGTGCGACGCCCGAGGAGGACGACGCCCTCGAAGCCGAACTGCTCGGCGACGAGAAGGAGCGCGCCGAGCACGCGATGCTGGTGGACCTCGAACGCAACGACCTCGGGAAGGTGAGCCGGTTCGGCAGCGTCGCGGTCAGCGAGTACCGACGCGTCGACCGCTACTCGGAGGTGATGCACCTCGTCTCGCTCGTCGAGGGTCGCCTCCGGGAGGACCGGACCCTCGCCGACGCCGTCGCGGCCGTCTTCCCCGGCGGCACCATCACCGGCGCGCCGAAACCCCGGACGATGGAACTCATCGACGAGGTGGAGCCGACCCGCCGCGGTCCCTACACCGGCTCTATCGGCGTGTTCGGCTTCGACGACCGCGCGACGCTCAACATCGTCATCCGGACGCTCGCGCGCCCCGACGACGAGTACCGCCTCCGGGTCGGCGCGGGCATCGTCCACGACTCCGACCCGGACGCCGAGTTCGAGGAGACGCTGGCGAAGGGCCGTGCGCTCGTGAAGGCCCTCGACACCGCCGTCGAGTCCCGAAACCTGCGCGTGGAGGGTGAGAGCGATGGGTGA
- a CDS encoding aminotransferase class IV encodes MQYHVDGELVDRERATVSVEDRGWRYGDAAFETCRAYGGEVFAWDAHAERLERTCETLGMPEAVPADLAVRVAETLDANDLDDAYVRVSVSRGVQPGKLTPREEVDPTVVVVVTDLPRGGRPAAGGERVWDGHAVVQSVKTRKPDASALPPDAKTHNYLNSILARLELRRASSDAYRPDEALLRDAEGYVAEGSSSNLFFVDDGTLKTPAEGSLLPGITRRTVLDLAEGESFPVETGQYTPDDVREADEAFLTNTTWEVRPIATVDGIEMGAGPVTRLLQRLYDDLVERRCYGG; translated from the coding sequence ATGCAGTACCACGTCGACGGCGAACTCGTCGACCGGGAGCGGGCGACCGTCTCCGTCGAGGACCGGGGCTGGCGCTACGGCGACGCGGCCTTCGAGACGTGTCGGGCCTACGGCGGCGAGGTGTTCGCGTGGGACGCCCACGCCGAGCGCCTCGAACGCACCTGCGAGACGCTCGGGATGCCCGAGGCGGTGCCCGCGGACCTCGCGGTTCGGGTCGCGGAGACGCTCGACGCCAACGACCTCGACGACGCGTACGTCCGGGTCTCCGTCTCGCGCGGCGTCCAGCCGGGGAAGCTCACGCCTCGGGAGGAGGTGGACCCGACGGTGGTCGTCGTGGTGACGGACCTCCCGCGGGGCGGCCGACCGGCAGCGGGTGGCGAGCGCGTCTGGGACGGCCACGCCGTCGTCCAGTCGGTGAAGACGCGAAAGCCGGACGCGAGCGCCCTCCCGCCGGACGCGAAGACGCACAACTACCTCAACAGCATCCTCGCGCGTCTCGAACTCCGGCGCGCGTCGAGCGACGCCTACCGGCCGGACGAGGCGCTGCTGCGCGACGCGGAGGGGTACGTCGCCGAGGGGTCGTCGTCGAACCTGTTCTTCGTCGACGACGGGACGCTGAAGACGCCCGCTGAAGGGTCGCTCCTGCCGGGCATCACCCGTCGAACCGTCCTCGACCTCGCCGAGGGCGAGTCGTTTCCGGTCGAGACGGGGCAGTACACGCCAGATGACGTCCGCGAGGCCGACGAGGCGTTCCTCACCAACACGACGTGGGAGGTGCGGCCGATAGCGACCGTCGACGGCATCGAGATGGGTGCCGGGCCGGTGACGCGACTGCTCCAGCGACTGTACGACGACCTGGTCGAACGGCGCTGTTACGGGGGCTGA
- a CDS encoding anthranilate synthase component II codes for MILVVDNYDSFAYNLVQFVGEALLNLDRDPYEDIVVRRNDALDAAAVRDLDPEGIVVSPGPGTPEEAGVSVDVFDLPYPALGVCLGHQALCVASGVAVGHAPEVVHGKPSTVTHDGHGVFAGLPDELAVGRYHSLCATGDLSAARTLEPTAHTADGTLMAVRHHERPHVGVQFHPESILTDGGRRMVWNFCARAVRGEWPEADAPEAPAVGDVL; via the coding sequence ATGATTCTGGTCGTCGACAACTACGACTCGTTCGCGTACAACCTCGTGCAGTTCGTCGGGGAGGCGCTCCTGAACCTCGACCGCGACCCCTACGAGGACATCGTCGTCCGGCGGAACGACGCGCTCGACGCGGCGGCCGTCCGTGACCTCGACCCGGAGGGTATCGTCGTCTCGCCCGGCCCCGGCACGCCGGAGGAGGCGGGCGTCTCCGTCGACGTGTTCGACCTGCCGTATCCCGCGCTCGGCGTCTGTCTCGGTCACCAGGCGCTCTGCGTCGCCAGCGGCGTCGCGGTCGGCCACGCGCCCGAGGTGGTCCACGGCAAGCCCTCGACGGTCACCCACGACGGACACGGCGTCTTCGCCGGACTGCCCGACGAACTCGCGGTCGGGCGGTACCACTCGCTCTGCGCGACGGGGGACCTCAGCGCCGCCAGGACCCTCGAACCGACCGCTCACACCGCAGACGGGACGCTGATGGCGGTCCGGCACCACGAGCGCCCCCACGTCGGCGTCCAGTTCCACCCCGAAAGTATCCTCACCGACGGCGGTCGCCGGATGGTGTGGAACTTCTGTGCGCGGGCGGTGCGCGGCGAGTGGCCCGAGGCAGACGCGCCCGAGGCACCGGCGGTCGGCGACGTGCTGTAG
- a CDS encoding helix-hairpin-helix domain-containing protein — MSILDRIKSLLGMGSTSDEESSGSGRGVHVERERGTAATDETDETDASDQTSTEPTGETSDAAEEDESAATDTDASASTGSMTEEAPDEDIEAATEAAEAAGPASQSEQPSDLDADEEPDEEFDEMDETAVADTDSSASTGSMTEEPPDQGVEGATEVAEAAGPESQSEQPSDLDADTEDPDADTVDEADESDLEDAPAVDESDDEAGEGDADADETDADDATEEEPGEEDTDEPSPTADEPDAEASGDLVDQDTGIEPGEAVGAADPDATEAAEPAEAAGPTPDATEDAETADTVDDIKGIGPAYAKTLADAGVESIDDLANADAEDLSDDTGISEKRLGRWIGRAKNR; from the coding sequence ATGAGCATCCTCGACAGAATCAAGTCGTTACTCGGGATGGGATCGACGTCGGACGAGGAGTCGTCGGGGTCCGGTCGCGGTGTCCACGTCGAGCGCGAACGTGGAACGGCAGCGACGGACGAGACGGACGAGACCGATGCGTCGGACCAGACCAGCACGGAGCCGACCGGGGAGACATCGGACGCGGCCGAAGAGGACGAGTCGGCCGCCACGGACACCGATGCGTCCGCGTCCACCGGGTCGATGACCGAGGAAGCCCCCGACGAGGACATCGAGGCGGCGACGGAGGCGGCGGAGGCCGCCGGACCGGCGTCCCAGTCCGAACAGCCGAGCGACCTCGACGCCGACGAGGAGCCGGACGAGGAGTTCGACGAGATGGACGAGACGGCCGTCGCGGACACCGACTCGTCGGCGTCCACCGGGTCCATGACCGAAGAGCCGCCGGACCAGGGCGTCGAAGGGGCCACGGAGGTCGCCGAGGCCGCCGGTCCGGAGTCGCAGTCCGAACAGCCCAGCGACCTCGACGCCGACACAGAAGACCCCGACGCGGACACCGTCGACGAAGCGGACGAGTCGGACCTGGAGGACGCGCCAGCGGTCGACGAGAGCGACGACGAAGCCGGCGAAGGAGACGCGGACGCGGACGAAACGGACGCGGACGACGCGACCGAGGAGGAACCGGGTGAGGAGGACACCGACGAACCGTCGCCGACGGCCGACGAACCCGACGCCGAGGCGAGCGGCGACCTGGTCGACCAGGACACCGGCATCGAACCGGGCGAGGCCGTCGGGGCGGCCGACCCGGACGCCACCGAGGCGGCCGAACCCGCCGAGGCCGCCGGACCGACCCCGGACGCGACGGAGGACGCCGAGACCGCCGACACCGTCGACGACATCAAGGGCATCGGCCCGGCGTACGCCAAGACCCTCGCGGACGCCGGCGTCGAGAGCATCGACGACCTGGCCAACGCGGACGCCGAGGACCTCTCCGACGACACCGGTATCTCGGAGAAGCGTCTCGGCCGCTGGATCGGTCGCGCGAAGAACCGCTGA
- a CDS encoding saccharopine dehydrogenase family protein → MTTLLIYGAYGYTGRLVTDRAVDELDADLVLAGRSPSKLEPLADEHDLPSRAFTLDHRRVVERHLDGVDAVLNCAGPFSRTADSLVDACVETGTDYLDITGEIEVFEALAARDAEAEEADIAVLPGVGFDVVPTDCLAAHLAEALPDATELSLGFQAFGSFSRGTVRTAVESIGEGGAIRRDGRVTAVSSVHETRRIDFGNGETLAVTIPWGDVATAYHSTGVPNVQVFTAVPERAVQALDATDRLAPLLDREWVQRTLSAVVDRTMVGPDADEREEGKALVWGEIGDGEETYEARLRTPETYTLTAMTAVEAARRTLAGETPTGYQTPSSAFGADFVTQFEGVEREDARPVGTTVSDD, encoded by the coding sequence ATGACGACGCTGCTCATCTACGGCGCGTACGGCTACACCGGGCGACTCGTCACCGACCGCGCGGTCGACGAACTCGACGCCGACCTCGTGCTCGCCGGTCGCTCGCCGTCGAAGCTCGAACCGCTGGCCGACGAGCACGACCTGCCCTCGCGGGCGTTCACGCTCGACCATCGGCGCGTGGTCGAACGTCACCTCGACGGCGTAGACGCGGTGCTCAACTGCGCCGGCCCGTTCTCGCGGACCGCGGACTCGCTGGTCGACGCCTGCGTCGAGACCGGCACGGACTACCTCGACATCACGGGCGAGATCGAGGTGTTCGAGGCGCTGGCCGCCCGCGACGCCGAGGCCGAAGAGGCAGACATCGCCGTCCTGCCGGGCGTCGGGTTCGACGTCGTGCCGACGGACTGCCTCGCCGCCCACCTCGCCGAGGCGCTGCCCGACGCCACCGAACTCTCGCTCGGGTTCCAGGCGTTCGGGTCGTTCTCGCGGGGGACCGTCCGGACCGCCGTCGAGTCCATCGGCGAGGGGGGCGCGATTCGCCGGGATGGCCGCGTCACGGCCGTCTCGTCGGTCCACGAGACCCGCCGCATCGACTTCGGGAACGGCGAGACGCTGGCCGTGACGATACCGTGGGGCGACGTGGCGACGGCGTACCACTCGACGGGCGTCCCGAACGTGCAGGTGTTCACGGCCGTCCCGGAGCGAGCGGTACAGGCGCTCGACGCGACGGACCGCCTCGCGCCCCTCCTCGACCGCGAGTGGGTCCAGCGGACGCTGTCGGCGGTCGTCGACCGGACCATGGTCGGCCCCGACGCGGACGAGCGCGAGGAGGGGAAGGCACTGGTGTGGGGCGAGATAGGGGATGGCGAGGAGACGTACGAAGCCCGCCTCCGGACGCCCGAGACGTACACGCTGACCGCGATGACCGCGGTGGAGGCGGCCCGACGCACGCTCGCCGGCGAGACGCCGACGGGCTACCAGACGCCCTCCTCGGCGTTCGGAGCCGACTTCGTCACCCAGTTCGAGGGCGTCGAGCGAGAGGACGCACGGCCGGTCGGCACGACCGTGAGCGACGACTGA